A stretch of Alkalicella caledoniensis DNA encodes these proteins:
- a CDS encoding PLDc N-terminal domain-containing protein: MLRLGCLPIIIFFPLALIAFWIITLLDVLRRHEDSFKNPTDRALWIIVVFFGNFLGAFIYHLFGKNA; encoded by the coding sequence ATGCTGAGATTAGGCTGTTTACCCATTATTATCTTTTTTCCACTGGCATTAATTGCATTTTGGATCATAACACTACTTGATGTACTAAGACGTCATGAAGACTCCTTCAAAAATCCTACAGACAGGGCGCTGTGGATTATCGTAGTCTTTTTTGGCAATTTTTTAGGGGCTTTTATTTACCATTTATTTGGTAAAAATGCATAA